From one Humulus lupulus chromosome 8, drHumLupu1.1, whole genome shotgun sequence genomic stretch:
- the LOC133793514 gene encoding probable long-chain-alcohol O-fatty-acyltransferase 6 produces the protein MYIQVLVLVLGSLGYCYLLVTEIPKGLLRVISLLPVFYLFSILPWQFSSSALARGLSSFFITWITSFKLLLFAYDRGPLLFHQTYLDFAIVAIFPLKMRSRSSDHNKFSHSPNYSSLVVIPLIIVPVVYSQNYNVFLKFQLFLCITTLTWLYMVQAVTRYELVPLFNHPYLATSLQDFWGRRWNRMSSDILRQTVYDPTRKSLEGITGLGAAKVVATISTLVVSGIMHELAFYYITCGSKPTWEVAWFFILHGLCMVLEAGLKRLAKVKGWTPLQPAVSIVLTVGFAIVTCYWLLILPVWRSTQGECLAK, from the coding sequence ATGTATATTCAAGTACTTGTGCTGGTTTTAGGTTCGTTGGGTTATTGTTACTTGTTGGTTACAGAAATTCCAAAAGGGTTACTAAGGGTCATCTCTCTTCTCCCTGTCTTCTACCTCTTTTCCATTCTCCCATGGCAATTTTCATCTTCTGCCCTCGCCAGAGGACTTTCCTCTTTCTTTATCACATGGATCACTTCCTTCAAGCTTCTCCTCTTCGCCTACGACCGTGGCCCTCTTCTCTTTCACCAAACCTACTTAGATTTCGCCATTGTCGCTATCTTTCCCTTGAAAATGAGGTCAAGAAGTTCCGATCACAATAAATTCTCACATTCTCCAAATTATTCATCTTTAGTCGTCATACCTCTAATAATTGTGCCCGTAGTCTATAGCCAAAACTACAACGTTTTCTTGAAATTTCAACTGTTTCTATGCATAACCACGTTGACATGGCTTTACATGGTTCAAGCCGTGACTCGGTACGAACTAGTGCCACTTTTTAACCACCCATATTTGGCCACGTCTCTGCAAGACTTTTGGGGAAGAAGGTGGAACCGGATGTCGTCGGACATATTAAGGCAAACTGTTTATGACCCGACCCGGAAAAGCTTGGAGGGTATAACAGGGCTCGGAGCTGCCAAAGTGGTGGCGACTATCTCAACTCTAGTGGTGTCCGGGATCATGCACGAGCTCGCATTCTATTATATCACGTGCGGTAGTAAACCCACATGGGAAGTGGCCTGGTTCTTCATTTTACATGGATTGTGCATGGTGTTGGAAGCTGGACTAAAACGATTGGCTAAGGTGAAGGGGTGGACTCCGCTGCAACCGGCGGTGTCGATTGTTTTGACCGTAGGGTTTGCGATAGTAACTTGTTATTGGTTGTTGATTCTGCCCGTTTGGAGGAGTACACAAGGAGAGTGCCTAGCCAAGTAA